From the genome of Uranotaenia lowii strain MFRU-FL chromosome 1, ASM2978415v1, whole genome shotgun sequence, one region includes:
- the LOC129738138 gene encoding uncharacterized protein LOC129738138 produces MPVSKSTKELKATPTLKYWTVKLKDIQSSFTDIWEFVETFQEGATLGQISVRLNAIDDLWERFGEVLTEIKSHEDFSGCDEIYDKERKELSDRYYYAKSFLMDRTKERQNPHDLDQSSRTDLGNHSNVDHVRLPQIKLQCFDGNIDEWLGFRDLYLSLIHWKQELPEVEKFHYLKGCLQGEPKALIDPLQITKSNYIVAWDMLLKRYNNSEQLKKRQVQSLFKLPSMVKESVAELQTLLEGFERIVNTLDQVLESAEYKDLLLVNFLVSLLDPVTRRSWEEDSSTKESDTLSELTEFLHRRVRVLEALPPKPSNSGATHSQVAVKPKGVSIRTYHNNVKSSFRCPACKDGHFLYQCQRFLKLAVDERDSLLKDQSLCRNCFKSGHMAKECNSKFWCRNCKGRHHTLVCFKGRSDGQLGTSRSSGSSSNKKHHQEATTVQTSNSATTCMMAGASEKVHSQVLLATAIVFIEDEMGSRFPARALLDSGSESNFISEGLSQQMKLSRKRVDVSILGIGQATTRVKHKIDAVIHSRVTRFSKEMSFLILPKVTVDLPTTSVTTDGWVLPSGIDLADPSFFQSRKVDLVLGIESFFEYFKTGKRMSIGDNLPTLTESVFGWVVSGGMVGESISTVSCNVSTGESLESLVSRFWACEEVGSEKLFTEEEQMCEDYFQRTVQRNSEGRYTVALPKHSETIANLGDSKEIAFRRLKATERRLDKNPELRGQYTAFMNEYLDLGHMQRVTSDTAVKRCFLPHHPVVKESSTTTKVRVVFDASCKTSTGISLNDGLLCGPVIQDELRSIILRCRTKQVMVVADIEKMFRQILIAEEDRIMQSILWRNSPTDEVGVYELSTVTYGTKPAPATRTLKQLALDEQNRYPLAAKVFLEDTYMDDVIAGAEDAEAAFQLRTQLENAAASGGFRLRKFASNSSRVLEGLTQENVALKDFSEDSSSDPSMKILGLTWLPKSDIFRYQFSIPEGSRIDTLTKRKVLAIIATLFDPLGLLGAAITTAKVFMQQLWLLQDDNNKRLDWDQPLPLTVGEFMGELPSARVTVSRAFQRTGVDYFGPVYLRTAPRRSAVKAYVAVFVCMVTKAVHLELVTDLSTEKFIQALRRFVGRRGKCTDLYSDNGTNFVGARNQLNELFSLLKSPKHREDLTRECSNVGISWHFNPPSAPHFGGLWEAAVRSAKQHILKVVGEHPVTVEDYTTLLVQVEACLNSRPLTSLSDNPEDLEPLTPGHFLIGESLQSLPDSVDENIPDNRLKQFQLMQKRLRLIWNRWRREYLAQLQARTKRWKPAVSIKENSLVIIKDDRVSPCRWKMGRIVELHPGDDGVVRVVTLRTDSGLKIRPVEKLCLLPCSYNED; encoded by the exons ATGCCTGTTTCAAAATCCACCAAGGAGCTTAAGGCTACACCCACGCTTAAGTATTGGACAGTTAAACTCAAGGATATTCAATCGTCCTTTACCGATATCTGGGAATTTGTTGAGACCTTTCAAGAAGGTGCAACATTAGGTCAAATTTCTGTCAGATTAAATGCTATTGATGATTTGTGGGAGCGTTTTGGCGAAGTTTTAACTGAAATTAAGTCTCATGAAGATTTTTCCGGCTGTGATGAGATTTATGACAAAGAACGTAAAGAATTGAGTGATAGGTATTACTATGCCAAATCCTTCTTAATGGACAGGACGAAGGAACGTCAAAATCCTCATGATTTGGATCAGTCTTCTCGCACAGATTTAGGTAATCATTCAAATGTGGATCATGTTCGCCTCCCACAAATCAAGCTTCAATGCTTTGACGGTAATATCGATGAATGGCTAGGATTTCGTGATCTTTACCTTTCATTGATACATTGGAAACAGGAATTACCtgaggtggaaaaatttcattatttaaaaggTTGTCTCCAAGGGGAGCCAAAAGCTTTAATCGATCCTCTTCAGATCACAAAGTCGAATTATATTGTTGCTTGGGATATGCTTCTAAAACGCTATAATAATAGCGAACAACTTAAAAAGCGACAGGTGCAGTCACTATTCAAGTTGCCTTCAATGGTGAAGGAGTCGGTAGCAGAATTGCAAACACTTTTAGAAGGTTTTGAAAGAATTGTCAACACCCTCGACCAGGTCCTAGAGTCCGCTGAGTATAAGGATTTGTTATTGGTCAATTTTTTGGTATCGCTTTTAGACCCTGTTACACGTAGAAGTTGGGAAGAAGATTCTTCTACTAAAGAAAGTGATACTTTGTCGGAATTAACAGAATTTCTCCATCGTCGAGTGCGTGTTTTGGAGGCTCTTCCCCCAAAGCCTTCGAATAGTGGTGCAACGCATTCTCAAGTGGCAGTTAAACCGAAAGGTGTTAGCATCAGAACGTACCACAATAATGTGAAGTCGTCTTTCAGATGTCCTGCGTGTAAGGACGGGCATTTCCTTTACCAGTGTCAACGTTTTTTGAAGTTGGCTGTTGATGAACGGGATTCGCTGCTCAAGGATCAGTCCTTGTgcagaaattgttttaaatctgGACATATGGCTAAAGAATGTAACTCGAAATTTTGGTGTCGAAACTGCAAGGGTCGGCATCATACGTTGGTATGCTTCAAGGGAAGATCGGATGGTCAGTTAGGGACCTCACGATCGTCAGGGTCATCgtcaaataaaaaacatcatCAAGAAGCTACTACTGTTCAAACATCCAACTCAGCAACTACTTGTATGATGGCGGGAGCGTCGGAAAAGGTTCATTCTCAGGTCCTTCTGGCTACAGCGATAGTTTTCATCGAAGATGAGATGGGATCACGTTTTCCAGCTCGGGCGCTTTTGGATTCTGGATCGGAAAGCAATTTCATCTCAGAGGGACTGAGTCAACAGATGAAACTCAGTCGGAAAAGGGTGGATGTATCAATTCTTGGTATCGGACAGGCGACGACAAGGGTGAAGCATAAGATTGACGCGGTGATACATTCACGGGTAACGAGATTCTCGAAGGAAATGAGTTTCTTGATTTTGCCGAAGGTAACGGTCGACCTACCTACAACGTCAGTAACTACAGATGGTTGGGTGCTTCCTAGTGGGATTGATCTGGCAGATCCATCATTTTTCCAATCCAGAAAGGTGGATTTGGTGCTTGGAATCGAATCCTTCTTCGAGTATTTCAAAACGGGAAAAAGGATGTCAATTGGAGACAACTTACCGACATTAACGGAATCGGTTTTCGGATGGGTAGTCTCCGGAGGTATGGTAGGAGAATCAATTTCAACGGTTAGCTGCAATGTTTCCACGGGAGAATCATTGGAGTCATTGGTTTCTCGTTTTTGGGCTTGTGAAGAAGTTGGATCGGAAAAATTGTTCACAGAAGAAGAGCAGATGTGTGAGGATTATTTCCAAAGGACGGTCCAAAGGAATTCGGAGGGAAGATATACAGTTGCTTTACCAAAACACTCAGAAACGATTGCGAATCTCGGAGATTCCAAGGAAATCGCTTTTCGTCGCTTAAAGGCTACCGAGCGCAGATTAGATAAAAATCCCGAATTACGAGGACAATACACTGCTTTCATGAACGAGTATTTGGATCTAGGACACATGCAGAGGGTAACTAGTGACACCGCAGTCAAACGGTGTTTCTTACCCCATCATCCAGTAGTGAAAGAAAGCAGTACTACTACCAAGGTTCGAGTGGTCTTCGATGCATCCTGCAAAACGTCCACTGGGATTTCTTTAAATGATGGATTGCTTTGCGGACCCGTAATTCAAGATGAATTACGTTCTATAATTCTGCGTTGTCGTACGAAACAGGTGATGGTCGTTGCTGACATCGAGAAGATGTTCCGTCAGATTCTAATTGCGGAGGAAGATCGAATCATGCAATCGATACTGTGGCGGAATTCACCGACGGATGAAGTTGGAGTGTACGAATTGAGCACGGTTACGTACGGTACTAAACCTGCTCCTGCTACGAGGACACTTAAACAACTGGCTTTGGATGAGCAGAACCGGTATCCTCTTGCTGCCAAGGTTTTTCTTGAGGACACCTATATGGACGACGTGATTGCTGGTGCGGAAGATGCAGAAGCAGCATTCCAGCTGAGGACTCAGCTAGAAAATGCTGCAGCGTCAGGAGGATTTCGATTGAGAAAGTTTGCCTCTAATTCCTCAAGGGTTTTAGAAGGACTAACTCAAGAAAATGTAGCTTTGAAGGATTTCTCGGAGGACTCTTCTTCAGATCCATCGATGAAGATTCTCGGGCTAACTTGGTTGCCGAAATCAGATATCTTCCGATACCAGTTCAGTATTCCGGAGGGCTCAAGGATTGATACGTTAACAAAGCGAAAGGTTCTGGCAATTATCGCCACGCTCTTCGATCCGCTCGGCTTATTGGGAGCAGCGATCACTACTGCAAAGGTGTTTATGCAACAGCTTTGGTTGCTACAGGATGATAACAACAAACGTTTGGATTGGGATCAGCCGTTACCTCTAACGGTGGGTGAG TTTATGGGAGAACTACCATCAGCACGTGTGACGGTATCACGCGCTTTCCAAAGAACGGGGGTGGATTATTTTGGACCCGTATATCTACGTACAGCACCACGGCGAAGTGCTGTAAAAGCTTATGTGGCCGTGTTCGTTTGCATGGTTACGAAGGCTGTTCATTTGGAGCTGGTGACAGATTTGTCAACAGAGAAATTCATTCAAGCGTTACGTAGATTTGTCGGAAGGAGGGGTAAGTGTACAGATTTGTACTCAGACAATGGCACCAATTTTGTCGGAGCCAGGAATCAGTTGAATGAATTGTTCAGTCTTCTCAAAAGTCCGAAACACAGAGAAGATTTAACGCGAGAATGTAGTAATGTTGGTATTTCATGGCATTTCAACCCCCCTAGTGCCCCTCATTTTGGCGGATTATGGGAGGCAGCCGTTCGTTCGGCGAAACAACACATTTTGAAGGTTGTTGGGGAACACCCAGTAACCGTTGAAGATTACACCACATTACTGGTACAGGTCGAAGCCTGTTTAAATTCGAGACCTCTTACCTCGCTATCGGATAACCCAGAGGATTTAGAACCATTGACTCCAGGCCATTTTCTGATTGGTGAGTCGCTACAATCTCTTCCCGATTCTGTGGACGAGAATATTCCAGATAACCGGTTGAAGCAATTCCAGCTTATGCAGAAAAGGCTGCGCCTCATTTGGAATCGTTGGCGTCGCGAATATTTAGCCCAACTACAAGCCCGCACGAAGCGTTGGAAACCTGCAGTTTCAATCAAGGAAAATAGTCTGGTTATAATAAAGGATGACAGAGTTTCACCATGTCGCTGGAAAATGGGCCGAATAGTTGAACTTCATCCAGGGGATGATGGAGTTGTTCGTGTCGTAACATTGAGAACAGATTCGGGTTTGAAAATTCGCCCTGTAGAGAAACTTTGTCTATTACCATGTTCTTATAACGAAGATTAA